Within the Dechloromonas denitrificans genome, the region CGCGTCTTGCCGGGTGTCGATGTCTTCGAGAAGCGGCCCGGCAGCGATCCAGTCATCCAGGCCCTGGCTATGCAGCAGGTCGACGACATCTTTGATCGCGGCCACCGAAATCAGGACCAGGGCGTCGTCGAAATGTTGCCCGAGGTCCGCCGTATGGATGACCGTATAACCATGGAAATCGGTTCCGGCGACCTTGATGCTGCCATCGCAGACGGCAGCCACCGGCCAACCCCGTTGCCGGCAAAAGGCCAGCACGGTTTCGCCAACGATGCCGGCGCCACTGAGCACCAGTGGCTTTGAGGATTGGGCCAGGCGATCAATAAGTTGCTGTTTCATGTGTTGGCGTTTTCCAGTTTTCCATAGCGCTGCTTGCCCTTGATCTTGGCCATAACGGCCAGCAGGCGGACCAGCTTGAGTTTGATCAGCGCCGGCAGCAGTCGGCTGTTGCCCGGGCGCGGCGTGTAGCAGGGCAGCGATTCGCGCAGAATGGGTGCGGAGATGAATGTGCGCAGTTCCCGGATTATCGCGGGCCGGCTCGCCGAGTTGAGTTGACGGCAGGTTCTGATGATGAAAATTAGCGCGTAATGGACGAGCGTATGGCCAACTTCATGCCGCACGCGCTGTGCCAGATCTTGCCGGACGCCAATTTCCGTCATGAAGCGGTCAATAGTCTTCCTGAATGATTGCATGTCCGAAGCAAGGCTGGCTGCGTTGAGGATCGACATGCTGGCCGAAATGTGACGGGTGCGAAGGATATACACGTAAACCGGCTGGTTAACAAATACCAGCCGTCGCGTCTTGCCGAGAAACGCCAGATTGAAAGCAAAATCTTCAAAAAGACGCATGTTTTCGTCCGCCTGAAGCGCCTGTTCAACAATGACCGAGCGCCGGTACAGACGAGCCCAGCAGTAGCTGACAAGGTGGTTGCTCGGATGGTTCAAAAAATGGCGGATATAGTCGAGCAGCGCTGCGTCGGCGAGAACCGTCATCTGGCCGGCAAAAGGCTCCCCGCCGGGACGGAATACCACCGGCTGGCGTACCGGGGAGGCATCGTTTTCCTGTTTGTAGAAATTTCCGAGCACCATGTCGGCGTGCTCGGTGTCGGCCGCCGACAATAGCTGCAGCAAGGCGTCCGGCGGCAGGCGATCGTCGGCATCGAGAAAGAAAATGAAATCGCCGGCCGCGATACGAACACCGGCATTGCGTGCCGCGGCCGGGCCGGCATTCTGCTGGGCAATAAGACGGACCCTTGCGGAGTCCCGGGCATGGTCCGCGCACAGCCGGGCGCTCTCGTCGGACGATCCGTCGTCGACCAGAATCAACTCCCAGTCACCCATCGTTTGGTCGATGACGCTGCCGATCGAGAGGGCAAGAAAGCGTGCCGCATTGAAGACCGGCATGACGATGCTGACCCGTGGCGGCTTCCGGAGGCTGGTCATGTTGGTGTCAACGGCTGGCATAGAGCACCGTTTCGATGGCAAAACCGGTGTAATTCCGGAGGTAGAACTTGTATCCGATATCCAGGGCGGCAAGCTGGAGCGGTATTTCCCAGACGTGGTCGGCTGAGTGATAGACGCAAATGCCGAGATCGGGCGCCGATTCCCGGATTAACCGCTCGGCTCCCCTGAGCACCTCCGGTTCGGCGCCCTCCACATCCATCGAAATAAAGGTCGGGTGCAGGCCGGGCAGCGCCTGGTCGAGGGTCACGCACTGAACCACAGAGCTGCCCTGGTCGCTGATCCGCGAACCCAATCCGTCGCCGCGGCGGAAAGGCATCTGCCCGCTGTGGCCATAGACGGCGCAGGGCCAGGTCAGAATTCTCTCGGCCAGCGCCGCGGCATGGTGCTGCAGATACTCGGTCAGGCGTGCGTAGATATGCGGCTCCGGCTCGAAGCAGGCAATGGTGTCGACCTTGCCGCAAGTCTGCTGCAGCAGGCGCACGGTGTCGCCGTCGTAGGCACCGCAGCAGACGTAGCTGCCGTGGCCGCGGGACAGGGGGATGTCGCGCGGGAAATATTGCTCGTCGCGGGGCCGCTGCGGCATCGCTGCGGGTTTGCGCTGCATGTGGGTTTGCAGGAAGCGCAGATAGACCATCCGGCTTTCGTCGTCGGCCAGCAGATCGAAGGCGCTGAGGATGCGCTGACGATTCTCGCGGAAATAGTCGAGGCCCCGGAGGGCAGCTTCCGGGGGCTGATTGAACGGGTTATGGATTTCGTAGATATCGTGCAGGAAGACGACATGGGCGAAGCCGAGCCGGGCAAGACAGGCCTGGATTTCGCCATGCAGGGCGCGGTTGCCGACGCAGATCACGACCAGCCCATCCCGCTGCTCTTCGATGCTCGGCCGGTAATCGTCCGGCGCGAAGGCGGGGATGCCCTGCCACAGTCCACCATTTGCGAAGGAGCGGTCGAGCACGGCGCGCGGCTGGCAACCGTGCATCTTCATGGCGATCTCGAAGAACCAGTGGCTACACTCTCCGGCGCCGTAGACGACGATTGGCCGGCCAGCGAGGATCCCCGCCCCGATCGAGTTTTCCGACGTGGCGGCGGGAGCGGCGAATTCGGCTTCCAGGGCAGTGCGCAGTGCGGACGCGGCTGCCCCCATGTCAGGCTGCTTCCGGCTGGGCATCGGGGAAAACGGGAATCCCGAACATCTCGATGTAGGGTGTCCAGAACGTGCTGGTAGCTGCGAAATTTCGCGCCTTTTCCAGGTATTGCGCCGCCTTTTCCGGCTCGCCCATGCGTTGCAGGCAAGACCCGGCATAGAAGCAGGCGATTGCATGGTCAGGCTTGACCCGCAGGACTTTCTCGAAGCAGTCGAGTGCTTTCCGATCGTCGCCCAGGCGGACGTTCGAGTTGTGCACGAAATTGAGTTCGATGTTCATCGCGTAACTGATGTGCTGGATGAACTCGGCCGACCAGTCTGGCGTTTCGATTACGGCTCGCTTGTAGTTCGCGTTCACCGGACTGTTCACGAAATATTTCTTGTCGATCGCTTCGTCGTACATTTCGCTGCCGGGGATCGGGGTGGCGACGAAAACGCGGAACCAGTCGCCGTAAACCCCTTTCAGAAACTCGCGGCTTTCGTCGATGTCGGCCTTCGTTTCGCCCGGCATGCCGACGATGATATTGCAGTCGGTGAATATGCCGATCTCCCGGCAGTCGTCGATGACGCGCTTGACGATGTCCAGCTTGAGCGGCTTGTGCATCACGTCCTTGAGGACCCGCGCGCTGCCCGATTCGACCGGCAGGACCAGCTCGTCGATCCCGGTGTCCTTCAACAGCTGGAGAAAGCGCCGGTCGAGCGCGTACAGCGCCAGTGCGTTCTGGAAGAAGATCGCGCCGCCGCGTTCCTTGATCGCGGCAACGATGTTGTAAGGGCGCTCGCGGCCGCCCATGAAGTGATCGTCCTGGATGATGAAACTCTTCATGCCGTAGCGGGCAATGATCTGGTCTATGTCTTCGGCCACCCGCTGTTCGCTGTAGTAACGCATTTTCCGGCCGTGGGCCTGATAGGAAGCGCAGAAGGTGCATTTGAAGGGACAGCCGCGTGAGGTCATGATGGCCAGCGCGCCAGCGCTCTCGGCGCCGACCGCATAACGCGACAGCGTCGGGTTCAGGCGGTAGCCATCGAGATCGAGGATGTCGTAGTCGAGGAAAGGGATGTCGTCGAGATCCTCGATGAAGGTGTGCTGGAAAGGGTTGCCCACGACCGGGACCTTCTCGCGCGAGATCCACGAATTGTGGCTGGCGATCAGCGCCGGCCTGTCCGTCGCCAGCAGCAGATCGCGCAGCGGCAGTTCTCCTTCGCCAAAGCAGATGGCGTCGATGCACGCCGAATCGGCAAAGAAATCCCGATACATTGCGGTCACCAGGTTTCCGCCGGCCAGGATCGTCGCCTCGGGGAAGCGCTCCCGGCACACCGCGGCGATATCGACGACGCTGTGGTAGGAGGACGTGAATTGGGCGGAAATGGCGACGACCGTGGGGTTGAATTCGTCGTATTTCCCGGCGAGAAAATGCTGGCGGAAATAGCTTCTGAAATCGCCGAACTCGAAATCGGATTCCTTCAGCAACTGGACGTTGAAGTCGATGGCCATCGACGTCAGTTCCAGGTGTTTCTTCAGATAGGTGCTCAGCGAGATGATGCCGAGCGGGATGTCGGTGATCACCGAGCCAAAATTCTTGTCGGATTGTCCCAGCCTGACCGTACCCACGTTGCCCGGCGGCCTGACGAAATCGTCAAAGGTGATGTTCGGCGGAACGACGAAGAGGATTCTTTCCATTGGCTTTTCTGTTATTGGGGCAAGGTGGCTGATATTTTTTTAGCGTTTCGGCAATCTTTGAAAAGATATGCAGAAATGCATTTATTGAATTGGATTGAACGGATTCACGATCTCGAAACCAAGCCCCGGTTCCGCCGATAGCTCCGCGTAGATTTCTTCATTATGGGCAACGCTGGTGATGATCAGGACGGATATGGCCTGATTCAAATCCTCAAGCTTGGTTTTGCCGTGGATCGGAATCGGCAGACCCGAATCAGCACTTGGCTTCTTGTCGAAAACCATGGCCGGCCAAAGGTCTCGCGGCAGAATGGATTCGAGCAGGTTTTTGCAGTATCCGCCGGCGCCATAAAATGCAACATGCGCCGATCCATGCTTGATTTGCGCTTCCTGCATGATTGATTGCCAGTAAGCGCTGGCAGAATCGACGCGATTCATGTGATAGGTTGCTTGTCGCCTGATGGTTTCAATAAAGTAATCGAAGTAATGCGGCGGGTAGTTCATTTTTATGGATTTCGCTGCGTCGTTCAGGTGCTCTTTGCTGGGCAACAATCGCCACGGCAGCATGAGTGCCGAAAACAAATCCCGAACATAGCGCCGGGTATCTTCGGTGACGGTAAATGATGCAATGTTCGGTGTGTGAAACTTGTTGAATTCTGCGAAGTCCGGAACCAGCTTGTCCGCGACGACCGTATCGTGCAGAACCCGGCAGGCAATCATTGCAGATGAGCCGAACAGGCGGGTGTCCGGGCTGTCCACGTCAAAATGATGAACCTGGTCGTGAATGACGACCGTTGCGCCGTCTTTCAGGTACGGCAGAATGCAGAGAAAGTTGAGAACTTCTCCGGGAAGGTAGTGCGCGGTATCAAGGATGCAGAAATCGATATCGCCACCGATATCTTCGAGGTACGCAGAAATGTCGCGTCCGCAATGCAAGCTCAGCCGGTCGAGCAACTCGGGAAATAGTTTCAAGGTTTGCTTGGCCGGCAAGTCGGCGTTTATGTCAACCGCATGAAGCAGTGCGGTGGACTCCAACAAATCAAGGGTTTTTAACAGAACAGCCGTGCTCCCCCCTTTGTTTACGCCAACCTCCAGAACTTTCCTCGGGCTGCGCTCGCGAATCAGGCCGCAGACAAAGGCGCTCTCTTCGGAGGCCATCCCGATGGTGTAATCAAACGGATCGTCCTGCGCAGGCGGCGGGAGTTTTGCCTGAACGGCTTCCCGCGGTGCATTCCAGAGGATGGCGGTGACATCGGCAAGAAGTGGCTCGGCGTCAACGATCGGGCGCACAGCGACAATTTTTTTATTGTCAGGGAAATTCATCAACCGATCCTCAAGATTTAATGCAGTCAGCGCTGGTTGTTCTACTAATAAAGACATGTCTTTACGGTGGCGTACGGCGTGGCTTAAGAGCAGCCATCATTCACCGGCTGGATTGGGCGCGGTTGCTTGCGTTTTGATTTCGGCAGCTGAATTCCGGCGGGAACGAAATTCCTGTTGTCGGCCGGGCAAAAATCGCAGGCGCTCAGCGCGCTTTTCCGGTTGGCCAGGGCGCGGATTTCCGCGGTTAGTTCCGCACAGCCGGTCTGGTATTTTCCGACATCGACGAAATCCCCAGGCAGTTCCGGAATCAGTTTCAGTTCCTGCGTGAAATTTGAAAATGTGCAGCGATGGACTTTGCCATTCATGATCTGGCAGCAGATCATGGTGTTCGCGATGCAGTTGGTGAAAACTTCCGCGTTCTTTTCCG harbors:
- a CDS encoding glycosyltransferase family 2 protein, yielding MPAVDTNMTSLRKPPRVSIVMPVFNAARFLALSIGSVIDQTMGDWELILVDDGSSDESARLCADHARDSARVRLIAQQNAGPAAARNAGVRIAAGDFIFFLDADDRLPPDALLQLLSAADTEHADMVLGNFYKQENDASPVRQPVVFRPGGEPFAGQMTVLADAALLDYIRHFLNHPSNHLVSYCWARLYRRSVIVEQALQADENMRLFEDFAFNLAFLGKTRRLVFVNQPVYVYILRTRHISASMSILNAASLASDMQSFRKTIDRFMTEIGVRQDLAQRVRHEVGHTLVHYALIFIIRTCRQLNSASRPAIIRELRTFISAPILRESLPCYTPRPGNSRLLPALIKLKLVRLLAVMAKIKGKQRYGKLENANT
- a CDS encoding FkbM family methyltransferase — encoded protein: MGAAASALRTALEAEFAAPAATSENSIGAGILAGRPIVVYGAGECSHWFFEIAMKMHGCQPRAVLDRSFANGGLWQGIPAFAPDDYRPSIEEQRDGLVVICVGNRALHGEIQACLARLGFAHVVFLHDIYEIHNPFNQPPEAALRGLDYFRENRQRILSAFDLLADDESRMVYLRFLQTHMQRKPAAMPQRPRDEQYFPRDIPLSRGHGSYVCCGAYDGDTVRLLQQTCGKVDTIACFEPEPHIYARLTEYLQHHAAALAERILTWPCAVYGHSGQMPFRRGDGLGSRISDQGSSVVQCVTLDQALPGLHPTFISMDVEGAEPEVLRGAERLIRESAPDLGICVYHSADHVWEIPLQLAALDIGYKFYLRNYTGFAIETVLYASR
- a CDS encoding B12-binding domain-containing radical SAM protein — translated: MERILFVVPPNITFDDFVRPPGNVGTVRLGQSDKNFGSVITDIPLGIISLSTYLKKHLELTSMAIDFNVQLLKESDFEFGDFRSYFRQHFLAGKYDEFNPTVVAISAQFTSSYHSVVDIAAVCRERFPEATILAGGNLVTAMYRDFFADSACIDAICFGEGELPLRDLLLATDRPALIASHNSWISREKVPVVGNPFQHTFIEDLDDIPFLDYDILDLDGYRLNPTLSRYAVGAESAGALAIMTSRGCPFKCTFCASYQAHGRKMRYYSEQRVAEDIDQIIARYGMKSFIIQDDHFMGGRERPYNIVAAIKERGGAIFFQNALALYALDRRFLQLLKDTGIDELVLPVESGSARVLKDVMHKPLKLDIVKRVIDDCREIGIFTDCNIIVGMPGETKADIDESREFLKGVYGDWFRVFVATPIPGSEMYDEAIDKKYFVNSPVNANYKRAVIETPDWSAEFIQHISYAMNIELNFVHNSNVRLGDDRKALDCFEKVLRVKPDHAIACFYAGSCLQRMGEPEKAAQYLEKARNFAATSTFWTPYIEMFGIPVFPDAQPEAA
- a CDS encoding class I SAM-dependent methyltransferase is translated as MNFPDNKKIVAVRPIVDAEPLLADVTAILWNAPREAVQAKLPPPAQDDPFDYTIGMASEESAFVCGLIRERSPRKVLEVGVNKGGSTAVLLKTLDLLESTALLHAVDINADLPAKQTLKLFPELLDRLSLHCGRDISAYLEDIGGDIDFCILDTAHYLPGEVLNFLCILPYLKDGATVVIHDQVHHFDVDSPDTRLFGSSAMIACRVLHDTVVADKLVPDFAEFNKFHTPNIASFTVTEDTRRYVRDLFSALMLPWRLLPSKEHLNDAAKSIKMNYPPHYFDYFIETIRRQATYHMNRVDSASAYWQSIMQEAQIKHGSAHVAFYGAGGYCKNLLESILPRDLWPAMVFDKKPSADSGLPIPIHGKTKLEDLNQAISVLIITSVAHNEEIYAELSAEPGLGFEIVNPFNPIQ